Proteins encoded within one genomic window of Dermatophilus congolensis:
- a CDS encoding RelA/SpoT family protein → MNDTPARTQQTPPESHSVASSSSAGGWMRARLAWWSTPRGSVTPAIEPLVRAVRQAHPKDDIALIERAYEVAERVHSGQFRKNGDPYITHPIAVASILAELGMTSTTIAAALLHDTVEDTDYSLEEARSDFGEEIAMLVDGVTKLDKVTYGDAAKAETVRKMVIAMSKDIRVLVIKLADRLHNARTWKYVSAQKAQPKAKETLEIYAPLAHRLGMNTIKWELEDLSFATLYPKVYDEIVRMVGERAPAREEYLAKVKDQVSSDLKKAGMDATVTGRPKHYYSVYQKMIVRGRDFDEIYDLVAVRVLVDTIRDCYAAVGAVHARWTPMPGRFKDYIAMPKFNLYQSLHTTVVGPQGKPVEIQIRTHQMHQRAEYGVAAHWKYKEKSGGVPSSMAQPVENGHTDLDWLRQVLDWQKETRDPGEFLDSLRFEINSREVYVFTPRGEVIGLPTGATPVDFAYAVHTEVGHHTIGARVNGRLVPLESRLENGDVVEVLTSKVDGHGPSRDWIDFVKSPRARNKIRAWFTKERREESIERGKDEITKVMRKRHLPLQRLMTAQMLESIATGLGQKDISGLYASVGERNISAESVVDRIVRSLGGEEGASEDLAEATIPGARNTGPADAGGTDSGVTVVGVSDVWTKLARCCSPVPGDDIIGFVTRGKGISVHRRDCPNADSLLAQLERIRQVQWAPSSASVFRAQIEIEAIDRQGLLAEITSVITDQRIGIVESSARSTKNDHMAYMKFTFEMGDASHLDHIVRNLRRIDGVYDVRRALGSQARGHGQRR, encoded by the coding sequence ATGAACGACACTCCGGCCCGAACGCAGCAGACGCCGCCTGAATCTCATTCGGTTGCGTCCTCCTCGTCCGCGGGTGGGTGGATGCGGGCACGTTTGGCGTGGTGGAGCACGCCGCGTGGTTCTGTGACTCCAGCGATTGAGCCGTTGGTTCGTGCGGTGCGTCAGGCGCATCCGAAGGATGATATTGCATTGATTGAGCGCGCTTATGAGGTGGCTGAGCGGGTTCACAGTGGGCAGTTCCGTAAGAACGGTGATCCGTACATCACGCATCCGATTGCGGTGGCGAGCATTCTTGCTGAGTTGGGGATGACGTCGACCACGATCGCGGCTGCTTTGCTTCATGACACGGTTGAGGACACTGATTACAGCCTTGAGGAAGCTCGAAGCGATTTCGGGGAAGAGATCGCGATGCTTGTTGATGGCGTGACGAAGCTGGACAAGGTCACGTACGGCGATGCTGCGAAGGCTGAGACGGTACGAAAGATGGTCATCGCGATGTCGAAAGACATCCGGGTGTTGGTGATCAAGCTGGCTGACCGGTTGCATAACGCGCGTACGTGGAAGTACGTCAGTGCCCAGAAGGCGCAGCCTAAAGCGAAAGAGACGTTGGAGATTTATGCGCCTTTGGCTCATCGCCTTGGCATGAACACGATCAAGTGGGAGTTGGAAGATCTTTCTTTCGCGACGCTGTATCCGAAGGTGTATGACGAGATTGTGCGGATGGTGGGGGAGCGGGCACCTGCGCGGGAGGAATATCTGGCGAAGGTGAAGGATCAGGTGAGCTCTGATCTGAAGAAGGCGGGGATGGATGCCACGGTGACGGGGCGTCCGAAGCACTACTACTCCGTGTATCAGAAGATGATTGTGCGGGGTCGTGATTTTGATGAGATTTACGACCTGGTGGCTGTGCGGGTGTTGGTGGACACGATTCGTGATTGTTATGCGGCTGTGGGTGCGGTGCATGCGCGGTGGACGCCGATGCCGGGGCGTTTCAAGGATTACATTGCGATGCCGAAGTTCAATCTGTATCAGTCGTTGCATACGACGGTGGTGGGGCCACAGGGAAAGCCTGTGGAGATCCAGATTCGTACGCATCAGATGCATCAGCGGGCTGAGTATGGGGTCGCTGCGCATTGGAAGTACAAGGAGAAGTCCGGTGGGGTGCCGAGCAGTATGGCCCAGCCGGTGGAGAACGGTCATACGGATTTGGATTGGTTGCGTCAGGTTCTGGATTGGCAGAAGGAGACGCGTGATCCTGGCGAGTTTTTGGATTCGTTGCGGTTTGAGATCAATAGCCGCGAGGTGTACGTGTTTACGCCTCGGGGTGAAGTGATTGGTCTTCCGACGGGTGCTACTCCGGTGGATTTTGCGTATGCGGTGCATACCGAGGTGGGACATCACACGATTGGGGCTCGGGTTAATGGTCGTTTGGTGCCGTTGGAGAGCCGTTTGGAGAACGGTGATGTCGTTGAGGTTTTGACGAGCAAGGTTGATGGGCACGGCCCTTCGCGGGACTGGATTGATTTTGTTAAGTCGCCTCGGGCGCGGAACAAGATTCGTGCGTGGTTCACCAAGGAGCGTCGTGAGGAGTCGATTGAGCGCGGCAAGGATGAGATCACGAAGGTGATGCGTAAGCGTCATCTTCCGTTGCAGCGGTTGATGACGGCGCAGATGCTGGAGTCTATTGCTACGGGGTTGGGGCAGAAGGACATCAGTGGTTTGTATGCCTCGGTGGGGGAGAGGAATATCTCTGCCGAGTCGGTGGTGGATCGTATTGTTCGCTCGCTTGGCGGTGAGGAAGGCGCTTCGGAGGATCTTGCTGAAGCAACGATTCCGGGGGCGCGTAACACTGGTCCTGCTGATGCGGGGGGCACGGATTCGGGTGTCACTGTTGTTGGTGTTTCGGATGTGTGGACGAAGTTGGCGCGTTGTTGTAGCCCGGTTCCTGGTGACGACATCATCGGGTTTGTGACGCGGGGTAAGGGGATTTCGGTGCATCGCCGGGATTGCCCGAACGCTGATTCTTTGTTGGCGCAGCTGGAGCGGATTCGTCAGGTGCAGTGGGCGCCGAGTTCGGCGAGTGTGTTCCGGGCGCAGATTGAAATTGAGGCGATTGATAGGCAGGGGTTGTTGGCGGAGATCACGAGTGTGATCACGGATCAACGTATCGGCATTGTGGAGTCTAGTGCGCGGTCAACGAAGAACGATCACATGGCGTATATGAAGTTCACGTTCGAGATGGGGGATGCGAGCCATCTGGACCATATAGTGCGTAATTTGCGTCGGATTGATGGGGTGTATGACGTGCGTAGGGCATTGGGGTCTCAGGCTAGGGGGCATGGTCAGCGGCGGTGA
- a CDS encoding DUF349 domain-containing protein yields the protein MSTKNEAIAVSDIDKSAPATEQSENTTAETPVSENTNEAAQTPTPSPEAPKETAPEEVATPATAVTSPALQPGIEGMPTTLSTGDAASFGRVDEDGTVYVRTPEGERPVGSYPGATAEEAIAYFARKFDEVAAVADLLYQRVTQTDLAAKEAQEGLNHLRQAVKDLHAVGDLVALDNRIETIATAIEARKTVENEQRAIARAEAIARREEIVTEAEKIAAQPENKIQWKQSSARMRELLDEWKTAQRQGTRIDRETEQGLWQRLSSSRNSFDKMRRVHFAQLGQEQAAAKARKEELVTEAEKLKDSTDWGATAGAYKRLMDRWRQAGRASRSDDDALWKRFKAAQDAFFDAKDAVSAAEEEQFKANLVVKEQLLEEANKLLPVKNVEKAKAALRVLQDKWDAAGKVPRADIDRMEKGMRRVEQAIREAGDKKWASSNPEVVARAASLAAQAEEQLAKYRKALARAEESGDAAKIAKAREALEAREQWLKQAQAGLAEFGR from the coding sequence GTGTCTACGAAGAATGAGGCCATCGCCGTGTCCGACATCGACAAGAGCGCTCCCGCTACCGAGCAGTCCGAGAACACCACTGCGGAAACACCTGTCTCGGAAAACACCAACGAGGCAGCGCAAACCCCTACCCCCTCGCCTGAAGCGCCGAAGGAAACCGCACCCGAAGAAGTGGCAACCCCCGCCACCGCGGTCACCTCCCCAGCACTCCAGCCCGGGATCGAGGGCATGCCGACCACACTATCCACCGGCGATGCCGCCTCCTTCGGCCGCGTCGACGAAGACGGCACCGTCTACGTCCGCACCCCCGAAGGCGAACGCCCCGTGGGCTCCTACCCCGGCGCCACCGCAGAAGAAGCAATCGCCTACTTCGCCCGCAAATTCGACGAAGTCGCAGCAGTAGCAGACTTGCTCTACCAGCGAGTCACCCAAACCGACCTCGCCGCCAAAGAAGCCCAAGAAGGCCTCAACCACCTTCGCCAAGCTGTCAAAGACCTGCACGCCGTCGGCGACCTCGTCGCCCTCGACAACCGCATCGAAACCATCGCAACCGCGATCGAAGCGCGCAAAACCGTCGAAAACGAACAACGAGCCATCGCCCGCGCCGAAGCCATCGCCCGCCGCGAAGAAATTGTCACCGAGGCCGAAAAAATCGCCGCCCAGCCCGAAAACAAAATCCAGTGGAAGCAGTCCAGCGCCCGCATGCGCGAACTGCTCGACGAATGGAAGACAGCACAGCGGCAAGGCACCCGCATTGACCGTGAAACCGAACAAGGCCTCTGGCAGCGCCTGTCCTCCTCACGGAACTCTTTCGACAAGATGCGCCGCGTCCACTTCGCCCAGCTAGGGCAAGAACAAGCCGCAGCCAAAGCACGCAAAGAAGAGCTCGTCACCGAAGCTGAAAAGCTCAAAGACAGCACAGACTGGGGAGCCACTGCAGGGGCCTACAAACGCCTCATGGACCGCTGGCGCCAAGCAGGCCGGGCTTCCCGCTCCGACGACGACGCTCTGTGGAAGCGATTCAAAGCAGCCCAGGACGCATTCTTCGACGCCAAAGATGCCGTCAGCGCCGCCGAAGAAGAACAGTTCAAAGCCAACCTCGTCGTCAAAGAACAACTCCTCGAAGAAGCCAACAAGCTTCTGCCGGTCAAGAACGTCGAGAAAGCTAAAGCTGCACTACGCGTCCTGCAAGACAAATGGGACGCTGCAGGCAAAGTTCCACGCGCCGACATCGACCGCATGGAAAAAGGCATGCGTCGCGTAGAACAAGCCATCCGCGAAGCCGGAGACAAGAAGTGGGCATCCAGTAACCCCGAGGTCGTCGCCCGCGCGGCCAGCCTCGCAGCCCAGGCAGAAGAACAACTTGCGAAATACCGCAAGGCCCTTGCCCGCGCCGAAGAAAGCGGCGACGCTGCCAAAATCGCCAAGGCACGCGAAGCCCTTGAAGCGCGCGAACAATGGCTGAAACAAGCACAAGCTGGACTCGCCGAATTCGGACGCTGA
- a CDS encoding MBL fold metallo-hydrolase encodes MFVVGFSAQAFGTNCFVVAPDKGEECLVIDPGFGVEGQLREVVDRYRLRPVGLLATHGHLDHTYSLPVLSQQVGAPVRIHGADRYRLADPALALSADLLSMVEQQLGFGVQWVQPQDVVEVDGGQVVSLAGLEFEVVHAPGHTEGSVLFRFSGVPQGLAADVEVDHTIFSGDVLFAGSIGRTDLPGGDGQLMQRTLREIVLAQSDSGLVLPGHGPATTIGHERLTNPYLQGLHS; translated from the coding sequence GTGTTCGTTGTGGGTTTTTCTGCGCAGGCTTTTGGCACTAATTGTTTTGTTGTTGCGCCGGATAAGGGTGAGGAGTGTCTCGTTATTGACCCTGGTTTTGGGGTTGAGGGTCAGCTGCGTGAGGTTGTGGATCGGTATCGGTTGCGTCCGGTGGGGTTGTTGGCCACGCATGGGCATTTGGATCACACGTATTCGTTGCCGGTGTTGTCGCAGCAGGTGGGGGCTCCGGTGCGGATTCATGGGGCGGATCGGTATCGGTTGGCGGATCCGGCGTTAGCGTTGAGTGCGGATTTGTTGTCGATGGTGGAGCAGCAGTTGGGGTTTGGGGTGCAGTGGGTGCAGCCGCAGGATGTGGTTGAGGTCGACGGTGGGCAGGTGGTGTCGTTGGCTGGGTTGGAGTTTGAGGTTGTGCATGCTCCGGGGCATACGGAGGGGTCGGTGTTGTTCCGTTTTTCTGGGGTGCCGCAGGGGTTGGCGGCTGATGTTGAGGTGGATCACACAATTTTTAGTGGTGATGTGTTGTTTGCTGGGAGTATTGGCCGCACTGATTTGCCTGGTGGTGATGGCCAGTTGATGCAGCGGACGCTGCGTGAGATTGTGCTGGCGCAGTCTGATTCTGGGCTTGTGTTGCCTGGTCATGGTCCAGCAACGACGATCGGGCATGAGAGATTGACCAACCCCTACCTGCAAGGACTGCACTCATGA